TTTGTAATGCTAATACTGTCCGCGCCGCAATAACTACTGGGTCTACGGTAGTATGCGGGTAGGCGCCGTGTCCGCCTTTACCTTTTATCGTTATATCTACCGAATCAACACTTGCCATGGTGTATTCATTTTTCATTGATACCTTACCTGCAGGTACGCTGGCGCTTACATGCAGCGCAATAACATGATCAGGCTTAGCATATTTACTAAATAAGCCTTCACTTAACATGGCTTTTGCTCCACCGCCAACTTCTTCTGCAGGTTGAGCAACCATCATTAACGTTCCTTGCCACTCGTTTTTATGGGCAATAAGTTGCTCAGCAGTACCAATAAACGAACTCATATGTATATCGTGGCCACAGCCATGCATTACACCTACTTTATTCCCCTGCTCATTGGTCACTTGTACTTTAGATGCATAAGGTTTACCGGTTTGCTCTGTGATTGGGAGGCCATCGGTATCAGTACGAATCATTATTGTAGGGCCGACGCCATTTTTATAAATTCCTACCACACCAAAGCCACCCACATTATCTGTTACATCAAACCCAAGTTTTGTTAATTGCGATGCTATTTTTTGGCCAGTTTCTTGTTCATGATATGAAAGCTCTGGAGATTGATGTAAGTCGAGGTAAAACTTTTCAATAGCTGGCATACTCTTAGTTAAATCTAAGTTTAGTGACTTAGCATAAGTAAGTGGGCTTGCTATCATAAATGCAGCAACTAGATAGGTGATTTTCATGTTTTCCCTCATTATTTGAAAGTATTTAATACTTGTATTTATT
The genomic region above belongs to Pseudoalteromonas sp. MM1 and contains:
- a CDS encoding M20 family metallopeptidase; its protein translation is MKITYLVAAFMIASPLTYAKSLNLDLTKSMPAIEKFYLDLHQSPELSYHEQETGQKIASQLTKLGFDVTDNVGGFGVVGIYKNGVGPTIMIRTDTDGLPITEQTGKPYASKVQVTNEQGNKVGVMHGCGHDIHMSSFIGTAEQLIAHKNEWQGTLMMVAQPAEEVGGGAKAMLSEGLFSKYAKPDHVIALHVSASVPAGKVSMKNEYTMASVDSVDITIKGKGGHGAYPHTTVDPVVIAARTVLALQTITSRELSPLEPSVVTVGSIHGGSKHNVISDEVKLQLTLRSYNPEVREAQIAAIKRITAGIAQSAGLSEPHYPVVHVHEDESIPSTYNNPEQTNIVRSAIADAIGATNVLETKAVMAGEDFGLYGRTDENIPITLFWLGGVNQQQYTNAIKSNQTLPSLHSSKFAPDYKVALPTGIKAMSNAAVALFNKK